CGCAGCCGGAGACAGCCGACACCAGCACCACCCAGACGACAGTCAACAATCCTGAAAGCACTGAGCACAGAGTACAACCCTCAGCTGGACAATcttaaataatgatgttttgttttatttaaaaacattgtgttgtacttaattgttttctagtctttaagtaatacaaatgaacaaaaagatggattttttatattgaatatatacatggaattaaataaaataagaacagcaaaaaatgacattttccattttttttgttacttctctaaattgtaatgaaatattgtagaataaaatctccagaattcctaaaaaaaaaaaaataaaaaaaaaaaataaataaatactgacttGAAAAAAGTATAAGAGCTACAAAGACAATTTACAAATGTCACCATAAAATGTTCATGAACTTGCTAACATTTGGAAGATAGGAGAAAATATCAAACACCAGCAGCTCtgaggccagttgcataaacatagccactttattaagactgtcttacatttacatttgcatgtcgtcttttagcagacgcttttattcaaagtgacttactgtacagatgagtacaacagaagcaatcaaaaccgacAAAAAGCAATGATACATGTAAGCCTATGACAAGTCTTGGTTATTCTTACAAAGTACACatagcaaagatttatttatttttatgaaaggaaaagaaaacaagtcaaaagaatATCCTGTCTTGACAAGTTTAAAGTTGACGTTGATCtttcttcatccagcaagaaatgtctgttagacatgctgagatgtgagcagctgtCGTCAGGTCATTAGGATGgaaatcagcatagcagtgatatgaaaagccatgtttctgagtgacagaacctcatgatgtcatgtagacagagaagagaagtagtcagagaactgagccctgagggaccCCAGTAGCTATAACTAGTCTTacgaactagtttgaccaactagcagttagccaagggctcagtctgtcttttcagattcaaatgagaccaatttactttttttgtaactgattttaaaagaaaaaagaataaattccGCACACTATCTGCACTTGCAgatgtttcaaaattaaaatgtatgttggtCATCTTCCAAACTGAGATTGTGACTGGTGAGGCATCATCAGTTCTCTCTATGCTGCCCCCCAATGGATGAATCCGGAACTACCTGGAAAGTTCATGAACTTGCtggtgctgatgacacacagtatAAAGCTGAGAGACTCCCAGAACTGGAGTCAAATCTAAAAGCCTTTCGACGCCACCAGAGAGACAACTCGACTGAGGAGCAAAACTAAAAGCCATTGAAAATGTTGAGCCTGCATGGATTCCAGCCTTCCCTCAGCTCATTCATGGGAATGGACTGGCCAGTGCGCAGTCTCTGGCCGGAGATCACATCTCTTTACAGACATGGAAAAGAACTGCAGGAGCTGAAGAGACGCCTAGAGCAGCTGGGGAAATTTCAGGATAAGATCCTTGAGGAGATCCAGCTGATGCCACCCTCACAGGAGATCTACCCAGTGGCCTGCACAATGGAGAAAGAGGGAAGCGGCTTTGCTTTGACGCTGGACACTAAAGACTTTTCCCCAGAAGAACTCTCAGTCAGACAGGTGGGCAGGAAGCTGCATGTCAGCGGAAAGAGTGAGAAGAAGCAGGAGGATGGGAAGGGCTCGTACTCTTTCAGAACCCAAGAGTTCAGGCGGGTGTTTGATCTTCCTCAAGGAGTGAATCCTGAGGCGGTGACCTGCTCCATGGCTGATGGAAAGCTCTATATACAGGCACCAGTAAATCAGCCATCAGATGCCGCTGAGAGGATGCTGCCCATTGACTGTCAAACTGTGAAGACAACGCAGCCGGAGACAGCCGACACCAGCACCACCCAGACGACACTCAACAATCCTGAAAGCACTGAGCACAGAGTACAACCCTCTGCTGGACAATcttaaataatgatgttttgttttatttaaaaacattgtgttgtacttaattgttttctagtctttaagtaatacaaatgaacaaaaagatggattttttatattgaatatatacatggaattaaataaaataagaacagcaaaaaatgacattttccattttttctgtcctctctaaattgtaattaagtattgtagaataaaatctccagaattcttcaaaaaaaaaaaaaaaaaaaaaaagagtaaaaactgACTTGAAACAAGTATAAGAGCTACAAAGACAATTTACAAATGTCACCATAAAATGTTCATGAACTTGCTAACATTTGGAAGATaggaaaaaatatcaaacaccagcagctctgaggccagttgcataaacatagccactttattaagactgtcttacatttacatttgcatgtcgtcttttagcagacgcttttattcaaagtgacttactgtacagatgagtacaacagaagcaatcaaaaccgacAAAAAGCAATGATACATGTAAGTTTATGACAAGTCTTGCTTATTCTTACAAAGTACACatagcaaagatttatttatttttaaaaaaaggaaaagaaaacaagtcaaaagaatATCCTGTCTTGGCAAGTTTGAAGTTGACGTTGATGtttcttcatccagcaagaaatgtctgttagacatgctgagatgtgagcagctgtCGTCAGGTCATTAGGATGgaaatcagcatagcagtgatatgaaaagccatgtttctgagtgacagaacctcatgatgtcatgtagacagagaagagaagtagtcagagaactgagccctgagggaccCCAGTAGCTATAACTAGTCTTacgaactagtttgaccaactagcagttagccaagggctcagtctgtcttttcagattcaaatgagaccaatttactttttttgtaactgattttaaaataaaaaagaataaattccgCACACTATTTGCACTTGCAgatgtttcaaaattaaaatgtatgttggtCATCTTCCAAACTGCGATTGTGACTGGTGAGGCATCATCAGTTCTCTCTATGCTGCCCCCCAATGGATGAATCCGGAACTACCTGGAAAGTTCATGAACTTGCtggtgctgatgacacacagtatAAAGCTGAGAGACTCCCAGAACTGGAGTCAAATCTAAAAGCCTTACGACGCCACCAGAGAGACAACTCGACTGAGGAGCAAAACTAAAAGCCATTGAAAATGTTGAGCCTGCATGGATTCCAGCCTTCCCTCAGCTCATTCATGGGAATGGACTGGCCAGTGCGCAGTCTCTGGCCGGAGATCACATCTCTTTACAGACACGGAGAGGAACTGCAGGAGCTGAAGAGAAGCCTGGAGCAGCTGGAGAAACTTCAGGATAAGATCCTTGAGGAGATCCAACTGATGCCACCCTCACAGGAGATCTACCCAGTGGCCTGCACAATGGAGAAAGAGGGAAGCGGCTTTGCTTTGACGCTGGACACTAAAGACTTTTCCCCAGAAGAACTGTCAGTCAGACAGGTGGGCAGGAAGCTGCATGTCAGCGGAAAGAGTGAGAAGAAGCAGGAGGATGGGAAGGGCTCGTACTCTTTCAGAACCCAAGAGTTCAGGCGGGTGTTTGATCTTCCTCAAGGAGTGAATCCTGAGGCGTTGACCTGCTCCATGGCTGATGGAAAGCTCTATATACAGGCACCAGTAAATCAGCCGTCAGATGCCGCTGAGAGGATGCTGCCCATTGACTGTCAAACTGTGAAGACAACGCAGCCGGAGACAGCCGACACCAGCACCACCCAGACGACAGTCAACAATCCTGAAAGCACTGAGCACAGAGTACAACCCTCAGCTGGACAATcttaaataatgatgttttgttttatttaaaaacattgtgttgtacttaattgttttctagtctttaagtaatacaaatgaacaaaaagatggattttttatattgaatatatacatggaattaaataaaataagaacagcaaaaaatgacattttccattttttttgttacttctctaaattgtaatgaaatattgtagaataaaatctccagaattcctaaaaaaaaaaaaataaaaaaaaaaatactgacttgAAAAAAGTATAAGAGCTACAAAGACAATTTACAAATGTCACCATAAAATGTTCATGAACTTGCTAACATTTGGAAGATAGGAGAAAATATCAAACACCAGCAGCTCtgaggccagttgcataaacatagccactttattaagactgtcttacatttacatttgcatgtcgtcttttagcagacgcttttattcaaagtgacttactgtacagatgagtacaacagaagcaatcaaaaccgacAAAAAGCAATGATACATGTAAGCCTATGACAAGTCTTGGTTATTCTTACAAAGTACACatagcaaagatttatttatttttatgaaaggaaaagaaaacaagtcaaaagaatATCCTGTCTTGACAAGTTTAAAGTTGACGTTGATCtttcttcatccagcaagaaatgtctgttagacatgctgagatgtgagcagctgtCGTCAGGTCATTAGGATGgaaatcagcatagca
This window of the Carassius gibelio isolate Cgi1373 ecotype wild population from Czech Republic chromosome B13, carGib1.2-hapl.c, whole genome shotgun sequence genome carries:
- the LOC127969677 gene encoding heat shock protein 30-like yields the protein MLSLHGFQPSLSSFMGMDWPVRSLWPEITSLYRHGKELQELKRRLEQLGKFQDKILEEIQLMPPSQEIYPVACTMEKEGSGFALTLDTKDFSPEELSVRQVGRKLHVSGKSEKKQEDGKGSYSFRTQEFRRVFDLPQGVNPEAVTCSMADGKLYIQAPVNQPSDAAERMLPIDCQTVKTTQPETADTSTTQTTLNNPESTEHRVQPSAGQS
- the LOC127969672 gene encoding heat shock protein 30-like, which encodes MLSLHGFQPSLSSFMGMDWPVRSLWPEITSLYRHGEELQELKRSLEQLEKLQDKILEEIQLMPPSQEIYPVACTMEKEGSGFALTLDTKDFSPEELSVRQVGRKLHVSGKSEKKQEDGKGSYSFRTQEFRRVFDLPQGVNPEALTCSMADGKLYIQAPVNQPSDAAERMLPIDCQTVKTTQPETADTSTTQTTVNNPESTEHRVQPSAGQS